GCCTGACGGTCCACTCCTGTGGCCCACCACCGCACGGTGGTGGGCCACAGGCCGTTGTACCGGTTCGGCTACCGGGATTCATTCGCAGTGCTCCGGACTTCAGGCCGGGGGTGAAGCGAATCCGATGACGGCGAGGCGGAGTGTCGCGGCGTTGTTCCGGCGGAGCCGGTCGCTGCGGTGGGGAGATGGGGCGGGAGAGTCAGGGTGATGATTCGTTCGTATGTTCTCTCTGGTGACGCGTGTGCGATCTCCTTAGTGTGATCGTCATGCAGCTCCGGTACGCCTTCAGGTTGTACCCGGACTCCGGCCAGCGGAGGGCGTTGGCGAAGGCGTTCGGGTGCGCCCGTGTCGTGTTCAACGACGCGGTGCGTGCCCGTGAGGACGCGAGGGCGGCGGGCGAGGCGTTCCCGACGGCCGGTCAGCTGTCCAGGGCGCTGATCACCGAGGCGAAGCGGACGGCGGAACGGTCCTGGCTGGGCGAGGTCTCCGCGGTTGTCCTGCAGCAGTCCCTGCGGGACGTCGAGAAGGCGTACCGCAACTTCTTCGCTTCCCTCAAGGGCACCCGCAAGGGACCGAAGGTGGGAGCACCACGGTTGAAGTCCCGCAAGGACAACCGGCAGTCGATTCGGTTCACCGCCAACGCCCGCTGGCACCTCACCGGCAGCGGTCGGCTGAACCTGCCGAAGATCGGTGAGGTGAAGGTGAAGTGGTCTCGCACCCTGCCCGCCACGCCCACTTCGGTCACCGTCGTCAAGGACGCGGCCGGCAGGTATTTCGCCTCCTTCGTCATCGACACCGACCCCGCCGCAGACGCGACCCGGATGCCCGACACAGACCGCAGCATCGGCATTGACCTGGGCCTGACGCATTTCGCCGTCCTGTCCACCGGAGAGAAGATCGACTCCCCGCGGTTTCTGCGCCGGGCGGAGAAGAAGCTGAAGAAGGCCCAGCGGGAGCTGTCCCGCAAACAGAAGGGATCCAGGAACCTGGCCAAGGCCCGCCTCAAAGTTGCCCGCGCCCATGCCAAGGTCACCGACGCACGCCGTGAGTTCCACCACCAGCTCTCCACCAGGCTGATCTCCGAGAACCAAGGGATCGCGGTGGAGGACCTTTCGGTGGCGGGACTGGCGCGCACGAAGCTGGCCAAGTCCGTGCATGATGCGGGCTGGTCCTCGTTCATCGGCATGCTGAAATACAAGGCGGCACGGTACGGACGCACCCTGGTCTCGATCGGCCGGTTCACCCCGACCTCGCAGACCTGCTCCACCTGCGGCGCCGTGGACGGGCCCAAGCCCCTGAACGTGCGGGAGTGGACGTGTGCCGCCTGCGGCGCGGTCCACGACCGGGACCACAATGCCGCGATCAACGTGAAGACGGCCGCCGGACTGGCGGTATCGGCCTGTGGAGCGCCGGTAAGACCGGGAGTAACCCCGGCACAGCGCGAAGAAACAGGAAGCCACGGATTCCCGACCGGAAACCGTGCCGCGTAGCGGCACAGCAACCAGTCAGGGAAGGCCAGAATCCTCGCCCTTCAGGGCGAGGAGCAAGTCAATTC
The DNA window shown above is from Streptomyces chartreusis and carries:
- a CDS encoding RNA-guided endonuclease InsQ/TnpB family protein — its product is MQLRYAFRLYPDSGQRRALAKAFGCARVVFNDAVRAREDARAAGEAFPTAGQLSRALITEAKRTAERSWLGEVSAVVLQQSLRDVEKAYRNFFASLKGTRKGPKVGAPRLKSRKDNRQSIRFTANARWHLTGSGRLNLPKIGEVKVKWSRTLPATPTSVTVVKDAAGRYFASFVIDTDPAADATRMPDTDRSIGIDLGLTHFAVLSTGEKIDSPRFLRRAEKKLKKAQRELSRKQKGSRNLAKARLKVARAHAKVTDARREFHHQLSTRLISENQGIAVEDLSVAGLARTKLAKSVHDAGWSSFIGMLKYKAARYGRTLVSIGRFTPTSQTCSTCGAVDGPKPLNVREWTCAACGAVHDRDHNAAINVKTAAGLAVSACGAPVRPGVTPAQREETGSHGFPTGNRAA